Part of the Thiomicrospira sp. R3 genome is shown below.
CATCGATATGCGCATCGACTTTAGCGCAAACCGAGAACTTGAGGATATGGCGAAGTATTACACTGTAACGAAAAAGGAAATGCTTGAAAAGCTAATCAAACAGGCGCATGAAGCTTGGCTTGACGAAATAGGCACGCAGGCTTATGGCGAATGGGTGAGGAAAAAGAATGGGGTTTAATATATGTATTTTATGTGTATAATTAAATTATGAATATAGAATATGATGAGCGAAAAGCTCAAACCAACGTTCAAAAACATGGCGTTTCTTTTGAAGAAGCGCAAACGGCTTTGTATGATCCGTTTGCGCTTGTGTTGGAGGATGGGGAAACGATTGATGAAGAGCGGTTTTTACTTGTCGGTAGAAGTGAAAAAAGCCGTGTTTTGCTTGTCGTTTATGCTTATCGGCAAGAAGATATTATTCGAATTATTTCGGCAAGAAAAGCGACAAATAGGGAGAAGGTGGAATATGAAAAAGGAATATGATTTTAGCAATGCAAAACGGGCAACCGAGGTGCCACATCTAAATAAGTTACGTGCTGAAAGCCAAAAAAAACGCATCACAATCTATCTTGATGAGGATATTGTTTCGGGCTTTAAGTTAAAGGCTTTGGAGGTTGGAACTGGGTATCAAACTGAAATCAATCGAGTGCTTAAACAATATTTGAGATCAGGAGGCGCAAGCTTAGAAGAGGTCGTTAGAATGGCTGTCAGGGAAGAGTTGGCACATGCCAAAAGCTGAGGTGTGATGTATGGCGATGAAAGACGAGCACGACACGGTAACGAAAGAATTAAAAATCAAGCCAACGGCAAAAACCGATGCACAGCGCCAGCGCGAATATCGGGAGCGCGCACGCAAAGAGTTGTCACGCATCGATATGCGCATCGACTTTAGCGCAAACCGAGAACTTGAGGATATGGCGAAGTATTACACTGTAACGAAAAAGGAAATGCTTGAAAAGCTAATCAAACAGGCGCATGAAGCTTGGCTTGACGAAATAGGCACGCAGGCTTA
Proteins encoded:
- a CDS encoding BrnT family toxin; its protein translation is MNIEYDERKAQTNVQKHGVSFEEAQTALYDPFALVLEDGETIDEERFLLVGRSEKSRVLLVVYAYRQEDIIRIISARKATNREKVEYEKGI
- a CDS encoding BrnA antitoxin family protein, which gives rise to MKKEYDFSNAKRATEVPHLNKLRAESQKKRITIYLDEDIVSGFKLKALEVGTGYQTEINRVLKQYLRSGGASLEEVVRMAVREELAHAKS